In Caproiciproducens sp. NJN-50, the following are encoded in one genomic region:
- a CDS encoding ribokinase, translated as MLRKPNILVVGSFMTDLIASAPRVPELGETVVGTSFQIAPGGKGANQAVQCARLCANVTIAGCVGDDAFGKKMLNTVRESGVDISHVKVSRGHSSGVGNIQLEVSENRTQNRILVVPGANYDLTPDDLSWLENSIGSYDLVMLQLELTMEVTKFVAACAHTAGVPVMLNPAPATPLDSGLLSCITYLSPNEYEAASLSGLPLHTDGSGINREDLNKVISKLRSRGISNVIITLGNNGAVSADATGIQYTPCVDLLDVKDPTAAGDSFVAAFCTGITAGLSSREALDFASHTAAITVSRMGALPSLPTLSDVQDLMIRNGFAKFDPLLLNALK; from the coding sequence ATGCTCAGAAAACCCAATATTTTAGTGGTGGGAAGTTTTATGACGGACCTGATCGCATCGGCGCCAAGAGTTCCGGAGCTGGGAGAAACAGTCGTAGGGACATCGTTCCAGATCGCACCCGGCGGCAAGGGCGCCAACCAGGCCGTCCAATGTGCGCGGCTTTGCGCCAACGTAACCATTGCCGGCTGTGTCGGCGATGACGCCTTCGGGAAAAAAATGCTGAATACGGTCCGTGAATCCGGCGTTGACATTTCCCATGTAAAAGTAAGCCGTGGACATTCTTCCGGTGTCGGCAACATTCAGTTGGAGGTTTCCGAGAATAGAACTCAAAACCGCATTTTGGTGGTGCCTGGCGCCAATTACGATCTGACTCCGGATGACCTGAGCTGGCTTGAAAATTCTATCGGCAGTTATGACTTGGTCATGCTGCAGTTGGAACTCACCATGGAAGTAACCAAGTTCGTGGCCGCCTGCGCCCACACGGCCGGGGTTCCCGTCATGCTGAATCCCGCGCCGGCCACACCACTGGACAGTGGGCTGCTTTCCTGCATTACCTATCTTTCGCCCAACGAGTACGAGGCGGCGTCGCTGAGCGGTCTGCCCTTGCACACGGACGGGTCCGGCATCAACCGGGAAGATTTAAACAAGGTTATCAGCAAGCTGCGTTCCAGAGGCATCAGCAACGTCATTATCACATTGGGCAACAACGGCGCCGTCAGCGCCGATGCCACCGGCATCCAGTACACCCCCTGCGTCGACTTGCTGGATGTCAAGGATCCGACTGCCGCCGGGGATTCTTTCGTCGCCGCTTTTTGCACCGGCATAACCGCGGGTCTCTCTTCCCGCGAAGCACTTGACTTTGCCAGCCATACCGCTGCCATAACGGTTTCCCGCATGGGCGCCCTGCCTTCCTTGCCCACACTGAGTGACGTTCAGGATCTGATGATAAGAAACGGTTTCGCAAAATTTGATCCCTTATTGCTAAACGCATTGAAATAG
- a CDS encoding KpsF/GutQ family sugar-phosphate isomerase produces MLKETSKQAIEQFLASAQKEFTTFCVGLSASSYEKAAEIILDAQKRGGRIHITGIGKPGHVSSYMASLFSSTGNPCYFLDGTEAVHGSCGQLVAGDVVICISNSGETPEMKATATAIRNNGCKLIAVTGNPSSWLGTFCDTCLSAGVNTEGGPLNRAPRNSILAETLTLQALSVALQTERGWTPVEYVRCHPGGKLGQLRKNET; encoded by the coding sequence ATGCTGAAAGAAACAAGCAAACAAGCAATTGAGCAGTTCCTTGCCTCCGCGCAAAAGGAATTTACAACATTCTGCGTTGGCCTCAGCGCCTCCTCTTACGAAAAAGCTGCTGAAATCATACTTGACGCCCAAAAAAGAGGCGGACGGATTCACATCACCGGAATCGGAAAACCCGGCCATGTATCCTCTTATATGGCTTCCCTATTCTCTTCCACCGGAAATCCCTGCTATTTTCTGGATGGAACCGAGGCTGTTCACGGTTCCTGCGGGCAGCTGGTCGCAGGAGACGTGGTAATTTGTATCTCCAACAGCGGTGAAACACCGGAAATGAAAGCCACGGCCACAGCGATCCGAAACAATGGGTGCAAGCTGATTGCCGTCACCGGGAATCCCTCCAGTTGGTTGGGAACTTTTTGCGACACTTGCCTTTCCGCCGGTGTGAACACAGAAGGAGGCCCTCTGAACCGTGCGCCGCGAAATTCTATCCTGGCGGAAACTTTAACGCTTCAGGCGCTTTCAGTTGCTCTGCAAACGGAACGTGGCTGGACGCCCGTGGAATACGTCCGCTGCCACCCTGGAGGAAAACTGGGGCAATTGCGGAAAAATGAAACTTAA
- a CDS encoding RbsD/FucU family protein translates to MKLKELLLMLTGDCIHPELMRVLSLLGHGDKVLIADGNYPLASKTGEAEKVWLGLKPGLPSTIDVLETLQSIINIEKAEVMDPGDGSSPKIFDEFQKRLGNMELCKLKRFPFYDACCEPSLRLAISTGEKRTFANILITVGVA, encoded by the coding sequence ATGAAACTTAAGGAGCTGCTGTTAATGCTGACCGGAGATTGTATTCATCCTGAACTGATGAGGGTCCTTTCCCTGCTGGGACACGGAGACAAAGTCCTGATCGCCGACGGGAACTATCCGCTTGCCTCGAAAACGGGAGAAGCAGAAAAAGTGTGGCTGGGATTAAAGCCCGGCCTTCCCTCTACCATTGATGTATTGGAAACCCTGCAAAGCATCATCAATATTGAAAAGGCCGAAGTGATGGATCCAGGGGATGGATCCAGTCCAAAAATTTTTGACGAATTTCAAAAGCGATTGGGCAATATGGAACTTTGCAAGCTGAAGCGCTTCCCGTTCTACGACGCTTGCTGTGAACCCTCCCTTCGCTTGGCCATTTCCACGGGTGAAAAGCGCACTTTCGCCAATATTCTAATTACCGTCGGCGTCGCATAG
- a CDS encoding S-methyl thiohydantoin desulfurase domain-containing protein, translating into MTELTKELCLQALYGGLLLGGGGGGSIRLGLDALDEAFHHTDRLKLLKPGELSPDETIVNVSMVGAPSAKDICVTAEHWKTALHNFENFSGTKISGLTSCENGGVSTSNGWILSALTGIPLVDAPSNGRAHPTGMMGSMGLDQFPDYVTVQSACGGKGEKYVETVARGSLPAASHLIRQTAVASGGMCCVLRNPVSAQYAETHAAVGAIAQALEIGRGFLEHSGDVSGVLSFLADGYDAEAVCAGVTRSYMLRMGGGYDVGSLHVMTGQDDYELTFWNEYMTMEKNGERIGTFPDLLCTLDALTGLPLSSAEIQDGRNVVLLKIPRNRLILGMGMHRENLFREAEKVLGKELISYQKELFS; encoded by the coding sequence ATGACGGAACTGACAAAAGAGCTTTGCCTTCAGGCGCTTTACGGAGGGCTGCTGCTGGGCGGCGGAGGCGGAGGAAGCATCCGGCTGGGACTGGATGCGCTGGACGAAGCCTTTCACCATACGGACCGTTTAAAGCTGCTGAAGCCCGGGGAGCTGTCTCCGGACGAAACGATCGTCAATGTTTCGATGGTGGGGGCGCCCTCGGCAAAAGATATCTGCGTGACGGCGGAACACTGGAAAACGGCCTTACATAATTTTGAAAATTTCAGCGGAACGAAAATTTCGGGCCTTACCAGTTGTGAGAATGGAGGAGTTTCCACCTCCAACGGTTGGATTCTTTCCGCACTCACGGGAATTCCGCTGGTGGATGCGCCGAGCAACGGCCGGGCCCACCCGACCGGAATGATGGGAAGCATGGGTCTGGACCAGTTCCCGGATTATGTGACGGTACAGTCCGCCTGCGGCGGCAAGGGTGAAAAATACGTGGAAACCGTCGCGAGGGGAAGCCTGCCTGCCGCGTCCCATCTCATCCGCCAGACGGCGGTCGCCTCCGGCGGGATGTGCTGCGTGCTGCGCAACCCCGTCTCTGCGCAATATGCTGAAACGCATGCCGCGGTCGGCGCCATCGCGCAGGCACTGGAGATCGGCAGGGGTTTTCTGGAGCATTCGGGCGATGTGAGCGGCGTCCTGAGTTTTCTGGCGGACGGATATGACGCGGAAGCCGTGTGTGCCGGCGTGACCCGCAGCTATATGCTGCGCATGGGCGGCGGGTACGATGTGGGTTCCCTCCACGTGATGACCGGGCAGGACGATTATGAGCTGACTTTCTGGAACGAGTATATGACAATGGAAAAAAACGGGGAGAGGATCGGCACATTTCCGGATCTGCTGTGCACCCTTGACGCGTTGACCGGACTTCCCTTATCCAGTGCGGAAATTCAGGACGGCAGGAACGTCGTTCTGCTGAAAATCCCCCGGAACCGTTTGATTCTCGGCATGGGGATGCATCGGGAAAATCTGTTCCGGGAAGCGGAAAAGGTGCTTGGAAAAGAACTGATTTCCTACCAGAAGGAGTTGTTTTCCTGA
- a CDS encoding aspartate/glutamate racemase family protein yields the protein MKEFQVGVIRVLTSDDPDFVGLHGKIIEEHFPGIRCVSKCIPDQWEGIHSHELEQIAVPKIVETAKSFAGVDMIVVSCADDPGVEEIRRALPGIPVTGGGETTAALAMKYGRKIAVLGITDYAPKAYLRMVPDRIVAVARPEGVNSTLDLMTPEGKANCIRKAREMKNLGAEVIALACTGLTTIGIAKEIERATGIPVIDPVLAEGTFACFESVRKQMNG from the coding sequence ATGAAAGAATTTCAAGTCGGCGTGATCCGGGTCCTGACATCCGACGACCCGGACTTTGTCGGGCTGCACGGAAAAATCATCGAAGAGCATTTCCCCGGAATCCGATGCGTTTCCAAATGCATTCCGGATCAGTGGGAAGGAATTCACAGCCACGAGCTGGAACAGATCGCGGTTCCCAAAATCGTGGAGACGGCGAAGTCGTTTGCGGGCGTGGACATGATCGTCGTCAGCTGCGCGGACGATCCCGGAGTGGAGGAAATCCGCCGCGCGCTTCCGGGAATCCCGGTGACGGGCGGAGGGGAGACCACGGCCGCCCTCGCCATGAAATACGGGCGGAAAATCGCCGTTCTCGGAATAACGGATTACGCTCCCAAGGCTTATCTGCGCATGGTTCCGGATCGGATCGTCGCGGTCGCGAGGCCGGAGGGCGTGAACAGCACGCTGGACCTGATGACGCCGGAGGGAAAGGCGAACTGCATCAGAAAAGCCAGGGAGATGAAGAATCTGGGCGCGGAAGTGATCGCGCTTGCCTGCACCGGACTGACCACGATCGGCATCGCAAAGGAGATTGAGAGGGCGACCGGCATCCCCGTGATCGACCCGGTCCTGGCCGAGGGAACCTTTGCCTGTTTTGAATCCGTCCGGAAACAGATGAACGGCTGA
- a CDS encoding aminopeptidase, whose protein sequence is MDLTETSKRILASCLDAKPGEEVYIVTDDTRVKIARALYEGARALGCEAVMTVMKERSLNGEEPPRVVAEAMKAADIVVCPTAKSLTHTNARINAAKAGTRVATMPGITEEMFGAGAMTADYGEVEKLTAKITELLTKCRTARIEKDGCVLTLNLEGRNGIPSPGVYRLPGQCGNLPSGEAYIAPLENGVNGEMVIDGSMVGIGKLDSPLHVVIRDGKLREITGDKSEMLNILLENERNATVGELGIGTNRAAVLNGVILEDEKVYGTVHIAFGTNTSFGGTNKADCHMDGIILNPTLYFDDTLIIDKGSFAV, encoded by the coding sequence ATGGATTTAACGGAAACTTCCAAAAGAATCCTGGCTTCCTGTCTGGATGCGAAGCCGGGGGAAGAGGTTTATATTGTCACGGACGATACAAGGGTCAAAATCGCCCGGGCGCTTTACGAGGGCGCCCGGGCTTTGGGCTGCGAGGCGGTCATGACGGTGATGAAGGAACGCAGTCTGAACGGGGAAGAGCCGCCCAGGGTCGTCGCAGAGGCCATGAAGGCCGCGGATATCGTCGTCTGCCCCACCGCCAAGTCGCTGACCCACACGAACGCGCGGATCAACGCCGCGAAGGCCGGGACCCGCGTGGCCACCATGCCGGGCATTACGGAGGAAATGTTCGGGGCGGGCGCCATGACCGCGGATTACGGAGAAGTAGAAAAGCTGACGGCGAAAATCACGGAGCTGCTGACAAAATGCAGGACGGCGCGGATCGAAAAGGACGGCTGCGTTCTGACCCTGAATCTGGAAGGGCGCAATGGGATTCCGAGCCCCGGCGTTTATAGGCTCCCCGGCCAGTGCGGCAATCTCCCGTCGGGAGAGGCGTACATTGCGCCGCTGGAAAACGGAGTCAACGGGGAAATGGTGATCGACGGTTCCATGGTCGGAATCGGAAAGCTGGATTCGCCCCTTCATGTGGTGATCCGGGACGGAAAGCTGCGGGAGATTACGGGCGACAAGAGCGAAATGCTGAATATCTTGCTGGAAAACGAACGGAACGCGACGGTGGGAGAACTCGGAATCGGGACGAATCGGGCGGCGGTTCTCAACGGCGTGATTCTTGAGGATGAGAAGGTTTACGGGACCGTGCATATCGCGTTCGGGACCAATACGTCCTTCGGCGGGACCAACAAGGCGGACTGCCATATGGATGGGATCATCCTGAACCCCACCCTGTATTTCGACGATACCCTGATCATTGACAAAGGCTCGTTTGCCGTATGA
- a CDS encoding AroM family protein: protein MKIGAITIGQAPRVDVTADIMDIFDGKIELLQRGGLDGLTTGQIAEFKPEQGDYVLVSRLTDGSSVTFAERYILPRLQNCIHELETEGVRLIMFFCTGDFPGSLTSNVPLVYPCNILNRVVPLLTKNSNVVTVTPSPLQVEQCEKKWSDFVNTVKVVPASPYGSWEDLERAAKEIRKMDADLVVLDCIGFTQKMKNMFARETGKLVVLPRTLLARVISELTDVE, encoded by the coding sequence ATGAAAATAGGCGCGATTACGATCGGTCAGGCGCCACGGGTGGACGTCACGGCCGATATTATGGATATTTTCGACGGAAAGATCGAACTGCTTCAAAGGGGAGGGCTTGACGGCCTCACGACGGGACAGATCGCGGAGTTCAAGCCGGAACAGGGGGATTACGTGCTGGTTTCCAGGCTTACGGACGGTTCCTCCGTGACGTTTGCCGAACGGTACATTCTCCCGAGACTCCAAAACTGCATCCATGAACTGGAAACGGAGGGCGTGAGGCTCATCATGTTTTTCTGCACCGGCGATTTTCCCGGCAGCCTCACCTCCAATGTCCCGCTTGTTTATCCGTGCAATATCCTGAACCGGGTCGTGCCCCTTCTGACCAAGAATTCCAATGTTGTCACGGTAACCCCGTCGCCGCTTCAGGTGGAACAGTGCGAAAAGAAATGGTCCGATTTTGTGAATACGGTAAAGGTGGTGCCGGCATCCCCTTACGGTTCGTGGGAAGACCTTGAAAGAGCCGCGAAGGAAATCAGAAAAATGGATGCAGACCTGGTGGTCCTGGACTGCATCGGCTTTACGCAGAAGATGAAAAACATGTTTGCCAGAGAGACCGGGAAGCTGGTTGTGCTCCCGAGGACCCTGCTGGCGAGAGTGATTTCCGAACTGACGGACGTGGAATAG
- a CDS encoding DUF1177 domain-containing protein produces the protein MLLKQLMEAFDVLDSSTVTGKDVETYLRGIQPDANIEVYELKGPSGSTDMVKVRIPGSRGKASGGSAPTIGILGRLGGIGARPDVIGFVSDGDGALAAITVAAKLLDMRKKGDVLEGDVFVSTQICPHAPTQPHKPVPFMGSPVEMAQVNREEVSPELDAILSVDTTKGNRVINTRGFAISPTVKGGYILRTSEDLLEKMQITTGRLPYVFPLATQDITPYGNNVFHLNSILQPATATDAPVVGVAVTTETMVPGCATGASHFSDVEEASRFMLEVAKSYGAGDLKFYDEDEYALLQKLYGPMNHLMTLGKTE, from the coding sequence ATGTTATTAAAGCAACTGATGGAAGCGTTTGATGTTCTGGACAGCAGCACCGTTACCGGAAAAGATGTGGAAACTTACTTAAGAGGCATCCAGCCGGATGCGAATATTGAAGTCTACGAGCTGAAAGGCCCCAGCGGAAGCACCGATATGGTCAAGGTCAGGATTCCCGGCTCCAGAGGGAAGGCCTCGGGCGGCAGCGCGCCCACGATCGGGATCCTGGGCCGTCTGGGCGGAATCGGCGCGCGGCCCGATGTGATCGGATTTGTATCCGACGGGGACGGCGCGCTGGCCGCGATCACCGTTGCCGCGAAGCTTTTGGATATGCGGAAGAAAGGGGATGTTCTGGAAGGCGACGTCTTCGTTTCCACTCAGATCTGTCCTCACGCCCCGACACAGCCGCACAAACCGGTTCCGTTCATGGGGTCTCCGGTCGAAATGGCTCAGGTCAACAGGGAAGAGGTTTCCCCCGAACTGGACGCGATCCTGTCGGTGGACACTACAAAAGGGAACCGCGTGATCAACACGAGGGGATTCGCCATTTCCCCGACCGTAAAGGGAGGATACATTCTGCGCACTTCGGAGGATCTGCTGGAAAAAATGCAGATTACAACGGGGCGTCTGCCTTATGTGTTCCCTCTGGCAACTCAGGATATCACCCCCTATGGAAATAATGTGTTTCATCTGAACAGCATTCTTCAGCCTGCTACGGCGACCGACGCCCCGGTTGTGGGCGTAGCCGTCACGACGGAGACCATGGTTCCGGGCTGTGCTACGGGTGCAAGCCATTTTTCGGACGTGGAAGAGGCTTCCCGCTTTATGCTGGAAGTCGCCAAATCCTATGGCGCGGGGGACCTGAAGTTTTATGACGAAGACGAATATGCGCTGCTCCAGAAGCTGTACGGGCCGATGAATCATCTGATGACTTTGGGAAAAACGGAATAA
- a CDS encoding DUF6092 family protein, which produces MIRNESFELLAYLVAGAAGLEGEPRIYGPLRMIEAAERLCKLMLADDPENSSLKELVEIIENGKRKTMSDEAGFYQMLRDAAAKLVDCVQ; this is translated from the coding sequence ATGATCCGAAACGAATCGTTTGAACTTCTGGCATATCTGGTAGCCGGCGCGGCCGGTTTGGAAGGAGAGCCCAGGATTTACGGGCCCTTGAGGATGATCGAGGCGGCGGAGCGCCTCTGCAAACTGATGCTGGCGGACGACCCTGAAAACAGCAGTCTGAAAGAACTGGTTGAAATCATTGAAAACGGCAAACGCAAAACCATGTCCGATGAAGCCGGTTTTTACCAGATGCTCCGTGACGCGGCCGCCAAACTGGTGGACTGCGTGCAATAA